In Aptenodytes patagonicus unplaced genomic scaffold, bAptPat1.pri.cur scaffold_128, whole genome shotgun sequence, the following proteins share a genomic window:
- the NRGN gene encoding LOW QUALITY PROTEIN: neurogranin (The sequence of the model RefSeq protein was modified relative to this genomic sequence to represent the inferred CDS: inserted 1 base in 1 codon), protein MDCCNEGACTKLDEDILDXPLDDPDANAAAAKIQASFRGHMTRKKIKGGEIDRKTKDAECANSTRGGDLRNGD, encoded by the exons GAGGGAGCCTGCACGAAGCTGGACGAGGACATCCTGG ATCCCTTGGACGATCCCGACGCCAACGCGGCGGCCGCCAAGATCCAGGCTAGTTTCCGCGGCCATATGACCCGCAAGAAGATCAAAGGGGGTGAGATCGATCGGAAAACCAAGGACGCCGAGTGCGCCAACAGCACTCGCGGCGGCGACCTCCGCAACGGCGACTAG
- the ESAM gene encoding LOW QUALITY PROTEIN: endothelial cell-selective adhesion molecule (The sequence of the model RefSeq protein was modified relative to this genomic sequence to represent the inferred CDS: inserted 2 bases in 2 codons; deleted 4 bases in 3 codons), with the protein MGALPRAALALAALLGVSSAVLEVHVGTGSVFSVEGQQAVLPAWYTSHSQKKPYVTWLLDKEDADPFQILTYLDGMVKVEETELKPRVGFLYPVLSHNISVFIXATRERDSGQYMCTVNVVDDVTSTGKNIGVINLTVLVPPAAPACQLHGNPAVGANVTLGCASKKGKPSPAYQWQRTAPTLQVFFPPAQDRARGTLKLTNLSLDMSGLYICVAENRXGSAECSIVLEVHSTSTKAVIAGAVLGSLGALATVVFFARRVVGYRRKKRDGQEEAANEIKEDAVAPKTPSWARSPASDTISKTSTLSSIAGTREKPYGARPPSDTASILTATGSYRGPPPRGGGHPNLSPPLLTGPPGAARIRAPPPGSLPPSSLARAGAVPVMVPAQSRAGSLV; encoded by the exons ATGGGCGCGCTGCCGCGGGCCGCGCTGGCGCTGGCTGCGCTGCTGG GCGTCTCCTCGGCCGTGCTGGAGGTGCACGTGGGGACGGGTTCGGTCTTCTCCGTGGAGGGGCAGCAGGCGGTGCTGCCCGCCTGGTACACCAGCCACTCCCAGAAGAAGCCCTACGTCACCTGGCTGCTGGATAAGGAAGATGCTGACCCCTTCCAG ATCCTGACCTACCTGGACGGGATGGTGAAGGTGGAGGAGACGGAGCTGAAGCCCCGCGTGGGGTTC CTGTACCCCGTCCTCTCCCACAACATCTCGGTGTTCA ACGCCACGCGGGAGCGCGACTCGGGCCAGTACATGTGCACCGTCAACGTGGTGGACGATGTCACCAGCACGGGCAAGAACATCGGCGTCATCAACCTCACCGTCCTGG tgccgccggccgcccccgcctgCCAGCTGCACGGCAACCCCGCCGTGGGAGCCAACGTGACGTTG GGCTGCGCCTCCAAGAAGGGGAAGCCCTCCCCCGCCTACCAGTGGCAGCGCACGGCCCCCACCCTGCAGGTCTTCTTCCCCCCCGCCCAGG ACCGGGCCAGGGGTACCCTCAAGCTGACCAACCTCTCCCTGGACATGTCGGGTCTTTACATCTGCGTGGCTGAAAACC GCGGTTCGGCCGAGTGCAGCATCGTCCTGGAGGTGCACTCAA CCAGCACCAAAGCCGTCATCGCCGGCGCCGTGCTGGGCTCCCTGGGCGCCCTCGCCACCGTCGTCTTCTTCGCCCGGCGGGTCGTCGGCTACCGGAGGAAGAAACGTGACGGCCAGGAGGAGGCAGCCAATGAGATCAA GGAAGACGCCGTGGCCCCCAAAACTCCCTCGTGGGCGAGGAGCCCCGCTTCGGACACCATCTCCAAAACCAGCACCTTGTCCTCCATCGCCGGCACCCGGGAGAAACCCTACGGGGCCAGACCCCCCTCCGACACCGCCTCCATCCTCACCGCCACCGGCAGCTaccggggaccccccccccggggaggggga cACCCCAACCTCTCGCCCCCGCTGTTAACGGGGCCCCCCGGCGCCGCCAGGATCCGGGCGCCCCCCCCGGGGTCGTTGCCCCCTTCCAGCTTGGCACGGGCGGGTGCTGTCCCCGTCATGGTGCCGGCACAGAGCCGAGCCGGCTCCTTGGTGTGa
- the MSANTD2 gene encoding myb/SANT-like DNA-binding domain-containing protein 2 isoform X3, translated as MAASCGSSQLPAAEPPLKIPKMEVLSPGSPGALSDGNPSLSDPSTPSGASPLGPGPGPAAGGAGLGGGGGGAGGRGGASPSVSFSPGGAAAAAAAAACRGMSWTPAETNALIAVWGNERLVEARYQQLEGAGTVFGSKAPGPAMYERVSRALAELGYERTPSQCRERIKQLHKRQSELVRNAKYTLRRCYSRVKEHGVGKRKSSYTFEQLEQVFGQGGWDSQPCQPVLINSSGLYQELESDGSTMEEYSQEDWGNHSQDLHCYQTGEQELDEMPTTKRTLKIKQESSEDTQKRDVMQNIMQILESVQLKWELFQSWTDFSRLHLSNKLAIFGIGYNTRWKEDIRYHYAEISSQVPLGKRLREYFNSEKPEGRVIMTRVQKMNWKNVYYKFLEITISEARCLELHMEIDWIPIAHSKPTGGNVVQYLLPGGIPKSPGLYAIGYEECHEKPPSPLAEHRGPDPGNETQGELEVPSPQASLRVDMESARIIYCYLGIAEVRTLQQCLFLHFQANTKTFSKDWVGINAFLSQNCVVEPGVSPKSIYIKFVEVERDFLSAGSLVECLEKAIGYPLKFNN; from the exons ATGGCGGCGTCCTGCGGCTCCTCGCAGCTCCCGGCCGCCGAGCCGCCGCTGAAGATCCCCAAGATGGAGGTGCTGTCGCCGGGCTCGCCGGGAGCGCTGAGCGACGGCAACCCCAGCCTCTCCGACCCCTCCACCCCCAGCggcgcctcccccctcggcccggggccggggccggcggccggcggggccgggctggggggcggcggcggcggggcggggggccgcggcggggcctcGCCCTCCGTCTCCTTCTcgccgggcggcgccgccgccgccgccgccgccgccgcttgcCGCGGGATGTCCTGGACGCCGGCGGAGACCAACGCGCTGATCGCCGTCTGGGGCAACGAGCGGCTGGTGGAGGCGCGgtaccagcagctggagggcGCCGGCACCGTCTTCGGCAGCAAGGCCCCCGGGCCCGCCATGTACGAGCGCGTCTCCCGCGCCCTGGCCGAGCTGGGCTACGAGCGCACCCCCTCCCAGTGCCGGGAGCGCATCAAG CAGCTTCACAAGAGACAGAGTGAGTTAGTAAGGAATGCAAAATAT ACCCTTCGCAGGTGCTACAGCCGCGTGAAGGAGCATGgtgtggggaagaggaaaagcagctacACGTTTGAACAGCTGGAGCAGGTGTTTGGGCAGGGAGGATGGgactcccagccctgccagcccgtCCTCATCAACAGCAGCGGCTTGTACCAGGAGCTGGAGTCGGACGGCAGCACGATGGAGGAGTATTCGCAGGAGGACTGGGGAAACCACAGTCAGGATCTTCATTGCTACCAGACCGGCGAACAGGAATTGG ATGAAATGCCTACcacaaaaagaacattaaagaTAAAACAGGAATCTTCAGAAGACACGCA GAAGCGCGACGTCATGCAGAATATTATGCAAATCTTGGAGTCGGTCCAGTTGAAGTGGGAGCTGTTTCAGAGCTGGACGGACTTCTCCAGGCTACATCTTTCTAACAAACTGGCCATTTTCGGCATCGGTTACAACACCCGCTGGAAGGAGGATATTCGTTACCACTACGCGGAGATCAGCTCGCAGGTACCCCTCGGCAAGCGGCTCCGGGAATATTTCAACTCGGAAAAGCCGGAGGGTCGGGTTATCATGACCAGAGTGCagaaaatgaactggaaaaacGTTTATTACAAGTTCCTGGAGATCACCATCAGCGAAGCCAGGTGCCTCGAGCTGCACATGGAGATCGACTGGATACCCATCGCTCACTCCAAACCCACCGGAGGAAACGTCGTTCAGTATTTATTACCGGGAGGGATCCCCAAAAGCCCCGGCTTGTACGCCATCGGTTACGAAGAGTGCCACGAGAAACCCCCCTCCCCTCTCGCCGAGCACAGGGGGCCCGATCCCGGCAATGAGACTCAAGGGGAGCTGGAGGTCCCTTCGCCGCAAGCCTCCCTCCGGGTGGATATGGAATCCGCCCGGATTATCTACTGTTACCTCGGCATCGCCGAGGTCCGGACTCTCCAGCAGTGCCTGTTTTTACACTTTCAGGCAAACACCAAAACCTTCAGCAAAGATTGGGTCGGGATCAACGCCTTTTTATCTCAGAACTGCGTCGTAGAGCCCGGCGTGTCGCCCAAATCCATCTACATCAAATTTGTGGAAGTGGAGAGGGATTTTCTTTCCGCCGGCTCTTTGGTAGAGTGCCTGGAAAAAGCCATCGGATACCCCTTAAAATTTAACAACTGA
- the MSANTD2 gene encoding myb/SANT-like DNA-binding domain-containing protein 2 isoform X1, whose amino-acid sequence MAASCGSSQLPAAEPPLKIPKMEVLSPGSPGALSDGNPSLSDPSTPSGASPLGPGPGPAAGGAGLGGGGGGAGGRGGASPSVSFSPGGAAAAAAAAACRGMSWTPAETNALIAVWGNERLVEARYQQLEGAGTVFGSKAPGPAMYERVSRALAELGYERTPSQCRERIKTLRRCYSRVKEHGVGKRKSSYTFEQLEQVFGQGGWDSQPCQPVLINSSGLYQELESDGSTMEEYSQEDWGNHSQDLHCYQTGEQELDEMPTTKRTLKIKQESSEDTQKRDVMQNIMQILESVQLKWELFQSWTDFSRLHLSNKLAIFGIGYNTRWKEDIRYHYAEISSQVPLGKRLREYFNSEKPEGRVIMTRVQKMNWKNVYYKFLEITISEARCLELHMEIDWIPIAHSKPTGGNVVQYLLPGGIPKSPGLYAIGYEECHEKPPSPLAEHRGPDPGNETQGELEVPSPQASLRVDMESARIIYCYLGIAEVRTLQQCLFLHFQANTKTFSKDWVGINAFLSQNCVVEPGVSPKSIYIKFVEVERDFLSAGSLVECLEKAIGYPLKFNN is encoded by the exons ATGGCGGCGTCCTGCGGCTCCTCGCAGCTCCCGGCCGCCGAGCCGCCGCTGAAGATCCCCAAGATGGAGGTGCTGTCGCCGGGCTCGCCGGGAGCGCTGAGCGACGGCAACCCCAGCCTCTCCGACCCCTCCACCCCCAGCggcgcctcccccctcggcccggggccggggccggcggccggcggggccgggctggggggcggcggcggcggggcggggggccgcggcggggcctcGCCCTCCGTCTCCTTCTcgccgggcggcgccgccgccgccgccgccgccgccgcttgcCGCGGGATGTCCTGGACGCCGGCGGAGACCAACGCGCTGATCGCCGTCTGGGGCAACGAGCGGCTGGTGGAGGCGCGgtaccagcagctggagggcGCCGGCACCGTCTTCGGCAGCAAGGCCCCCGGGCCCGCCATGTACGAGCGCGTCTCCCGCGCCCTGGCCGAGCTGGGCTACGAGCGCACCCCCTCCCAGTGCCGGGAGCGCATCAAG ACCCTTCGCAGGTGCTACAGCCGCGTGAAGGAGCATGgtgtggggaagaggaaaagcagctacACGTTTGAACAGCTGGAGCAGGTGTTTGGGCAGGGAGGATGGgactcccagccctgccagcccgtCCTCATCAACAGCAGCGGCTTGTACCAGGAGCTGGAGTCGGACGGCAGCACGATGGAGGAGTATTCGCAGGAGGACTGGGGAAACCACAGTCAGGATCTTCATTGCTACCAGACCGGCGAACAGGAATTGG ATGAAATGCCTACcacaaaaagaacattaaagaTAAAACAGGAATCTTCAGAAGACACGCA GAAGCGCGACGTCATGCAGAATATTATGCAAATCTTGGAGTCGGTCCAGTTGAAGTGGGAGCTGTTTCAGAGCTGGACGGACTTCTCCAGGCTACATCTTTCTAACAAACTGGCCATTTTCGGCATCGGTTACAACACCCGCTGGAAGGAGGATATTCGTTACCACTACGCGGAGATCAGCTCGCAGGTACCCCTCGGCAAGCGGCTCCGGGAATATTTCAACTCGGAAAAGCCGGAGGGTCGGGTTATCATGACCAGAGTGCagaaaatgaactggaaaaacGTTTATTACAAGTTCCTGGAGATCACCATCAGCGAAGCCAGGTGCCTCGAGCTGCACATGGAGATCGACTGGATACCCATCGCTCACTCCAAACCCACCGGAGGAAACGTCGTTCAGTATTTATTACCGGGAGGGATCCCCAAAAGCCCCGGCTTGTACGCCATCGGTTACGAAGAGTGCCACGAGAAACCCCCCTCCCCTCTCGCCGAGCACAGGGGGCCCGATCCCGGCAATGAGACTCAAGGGGAGCTGGAGGTCCCTTCGCCGCAAGCCTCCCTCCGGGTGGATATGGAATCCGCCCGGATTATCTACTGTTACCTCGGCATCGCCGAGGTCCGGACTCTCCAGCAGTGCCTGTTTTTACACTTTCAGGCAAACACCAAAACCTTCAGCAAAGATTGGGTCGGGATCAACGCCTTTTTATCTCAGAACTGCGTCGTAGAGCCCGGCGTGTCGCCCAAATCCATCTACATCAAATTTGTGGAAGTGGAGAGGGATTTTCTTTCCGCCGGCTCTTTGGTAGAGTGCCTGGAAAAAGCCATCGGATACCCCTTAAAATTTAACAACTGA
- the MSANTD2 gene encoding myb/SANT-like DNA-binding domain-containing protein 2 isoform X2 yields MAASCGSSQLPAAEPPLKIPKMEVLSPGSPGALSDGNPSLSDPSTPSGASPLGPGPGPAAGGAGLGGGGGGAGGRGGASPSVSFSPGGAAAAAAAAACRGMSWTPAETNALIAVWGNERLVEARYQQLEGAGTVFGSKAPGPAMYERVSRALAELGYERTPSQCRERIKEARRHAEYYANLGVGPVEVGAVSELDGLLQATSF; encoded by the exons ATGGCGGCGTCCTGCGGCTCCTCGCAGCTCCCGGCCGCCGAGCCGCCGCTGAAGATCCCCAAGATGGAGGTGCTGTCGCCGGGCTCGCCGGGAGCGCTGAGCGACGGCAACCCCAGCCTCTCCGACCCCTCCACCCCCAGCggcgcctcccccctcggcccggggccggggccggcggccggcggggccgggctggggggcggcggcggcggggcggggggccgcggcggggcctcGCCCTCCGTCTCCTTCTcgccgggcggcgccgccgccgccgccgccgccgccgcttgcCGCGGGATGTCCTGGACGCCGGCGGAGACCAACGCGCTGATCGCCGTCTGGGGCAACGAGCGGCTGGTGGAGGCGCGgtaccagcagctggagggcGCCGGCACCGTCTTCGGCAGCAAGGCCCCCGGGCCCGCCATGTACGAGCGCGTCTCCCGCGCCCTGGCCGAGCTGGGCTACGAGCGCACCCCCTCCCAGTGCCGGGAGCGCATCAAG GAAGCGCGACGTCATGCAGAATATTATGCAAATCTTGGAGTCGGTCCAGTTGAAGTGGGAGCTGTTTCAGAGCTGGACGGACTTCTCCAGGCTACATCTTTCTAA